A genomic stretch from Plasmodium cynomolgi strain B DNA, chromosome 8, whole genome shotgun sequence includes:
- a CDS encoding hypothetical protein (putative), which yields ECIKRNIQGTVNSLSPPSQKKKSFAIAKAPTSCFLPGDARKMFFNFPSVFSLSVMYIYVSFC from the coding sequence GAATGTATAAAACGTAATATTCAAGGAACTGTGAActccctttcccccccttctcaaaaaaaaaaaagttttgcaATTGCGAAGGCACCCACATCATGTTTTCTCCCCGGGGATGCAcgcaaaatgttttttaattttccaagcgttttttccctttccgtCATGTATATTTACGTATCTTTTTGTTAA
- a CDS encoding 40S ribosomal protein S3a (putative), whose amino-acid sequence MAVGKNKRTSKGKKGGKKKVTDVFTKKEWYDLKAPKMFLVRNFGKTLVTKTIGKKLATDGLKGRIYEVNLADLNNDEDQAHKKIKLCCDHIINRDCYTDFCGLSITRDKLCSLIRKGYTLIEGYTDVKTIDNYHLRMFCIAFTKKRPNQTKTTCYAQTSQIKKIRKKMVDIMNAEASKVLLKDLVKKFIPESIGKEVEKQCKKIYPLQNVLIRKVKILKRPKLDISKLMELHTDSKEDAGKNVKSLPESKEATNILSAELKH is encoded by the exons atggcggTAGGAAAAAACAAGAGAACctcaaagggaaaaaaaggaggaaagaaaaaggtcaCGGATGTTTTTACGAAGAAGGAGTGGTATGACCTGAAGGCCCCCAAAATGTTTTTGGTCAGAAATTTCGGAAAAACCTTAGTCACGAAAACCATTGGAAAAA AGTTGGCCACGGACGGTTTGAAGGGACGAATTTACGAAGTGAACCTGGCCGATCTGAACAACGACGAGGACCAAGCTCACAAGAAAATAAAGCTTTGCTGTGACCACATCATCAACAGAGATTGCTACACGGATTTCTGCGGTCTCAGCATAACGAGGGACAAATTATGCTCATTAATAAGAAAGGGATACACGTTAATTGAAGGATACACGGATGTAAAAACTATTGACAACTACCATCTGAGAATGTTTTGCATTGCTTTCACGAAGAAGAGACCAAACCAGACAAAAACCACGTGTTACGCTCAGACGagtcaaattaaaaaaataagaaaaaaaatggtagaCATCATGAATGCTGAGGCGAGTAAAGTTTTACTGAAAGATCTTGTGAAAAAGTTTATTCCAGAATCGATTGGAAAGGAAGTGGAAAAACAGTGCAAGAAAATATACCCCCTGCAAAACGTTTTAATaagaaaggtaaaaattttaaagagaCCCAAATTGGATATTTCCAAATTAATGGAGTTGCACACAGACTCTAAGGAAGACGCtggaaaaaatgtcaaatcTTTACCTGAGTCGAAGGAGGCCACGAACATCTTAAGTGCCGAGTTGAAGCATTAG
- a CDS encoding hypothetical protein (putative), producing the protein MPICFSVHNLAGYNERCNTVLYREPIRTSKSYSSKYIIFFPGDYSNFFTNSIYTSFKLESTNECSDYCYSYEALFWILSSKYLYDHLVFIKPSIFTNHISSFSNFLNPSDISLSRYTHDVASSAKGSDHMNTGGTNPIDVVVPDKSVKHLLCLLVSLDERLSGGEGGHPASVNGTARDDCDGERTHTNAHGESAQTDGPPPLSPLKRRLVLIGFSRGCSVLFALMREAKEGQLLLSNVDSVYLLDPGFNKKIYNTEIESSALEKVTNKNDVNIHSELLNFLKKLRQHGIGTFPYIHYIKNAKLVNHLNLHFEILVDFIDDVLEDPNESSSLSNFCKEQGITVCRSKTAVKDFLFENWKGN; encoded by the exons atgccGATCTGCTTCAGCGTCCACAACTTGGCAGGCTACAATGAGAGGTGCAACACCGTGCTGTACAGGGAACCCATACGAACGAGCAAATCATACTCCAGCAAgtacattattttcttcccagGGGactattcaaattttttcaccaacTCTATATATACGTCATTTAAGTTGGAGTCGACAAACGAATGCTCGGACTACTGTTACAGTTATGAAGCTCTCTTTTGGATCCTATCCTCCAAGTACTTGTATGACCACTTAGTTTTTATTAAGCCaagcatttttacaaatcacatttcctccttttccaattttttaaatccatCGGATATTTCGCTTAGCAGATATACTCACGATGTGGCTTCTTCGGCAAAAGGGTCAGACCACATGAACACAGGGGGAACAAATCCCATCGATGTGGTGGTGCCTGATAAAAGTGTGAAGCATTTGTTATGCCTACTCGTATCACTGGATGAGCGGTTATCagggggagaggggggaCACCCAGCATCTGTTAATGGTACCGCACGCGATGATTGTGATGGAGAAAGGACTCACACAAATGCTCATGGGGAGAGTGCCCAAACAGATGGACCCCCACCGCTAAGCCCACTAAAACGTAGACTCGTTTTAATCGGATTCAGCAGGGGGTGTTCAGTTCTGTTCGCCCTGATGAGAGAAGCCAAGGAGGGCCAGCTTCTCCTCTCTAACGTCGATTCCGTGTACCTCCTAGATCCCGGATTCAACAAAAAGATATACAACACAGAGATCGAAAGCAGCGCTTTAGAAAAG GTGACTAACAAAAACGATGTAAACATACACAGCGAActgctaaattttttaaagaagcTCAGACAGCATGGGATAGGTACCTTCCCATATATACACTACATTAAGAATGCCAAGTTGGTGAACCACCTAAATCTGCATTTTGAAATCCTTGTGGATTTTATCGACGATGTGTTGGAAGACCCCAACGAGTCCTCCTCCTTGTCCAATTTTTGCAAGGAGCAGGGAATCACCGTGTGTAGGAGCAAAACGGCTGTCAAAGATTTCTTGTTTGAAAATTGGAAGGGGAATTAG
- a CDS encoding hypothetical protein (putative): MFVNKKLFSFYKNNTFAFCLGSTWFLLINSGLLFTAKYFNSFENRHSYIEDAVRVLRVYLNYADSASVKILKKKGNIDSSNERAKCELLLSHKGEHIYLHVNAVNKDTGKKGYNNSDEVDNEEGKDISDYIENPYLIKKEIKLLLQRIRSFVSSFVSSKGHENGGQSDQYSQESEIGPDNTMQRDKKVPNKNEDILNIIQKGNKWKINNIMMVKKKKLTNEVDKNVENKSLRNRKQKNLGKFLFCAFLLSTLLAIKRVYIYTNSYFGINFVKQFVLGNEEVFKIMGNSPIQILSISGVHEKNYLNSKVFIQAMDKQGVVQMTATKGKTDKGFFILHAKLLLGSQTIELRKGDSRAGSVH; encoded by the exons ATGTTTgtcaacaaaaaattgttcagcttttacaaaaacaacaCCTTTGCCTTTTGCCTGGGAAGCACATGGTTCCTCCTCATAAACAGCGGCCTGCTGTTCACCGCAAAGTACTTTAACAGTTTCGAAAATCGTCATTCCTACATCGAAGACGCAGTCAGAGTCCTAAGAGTGTACCTTAATTACGCAGATAGTGCTAgcgtgaaaattttaaaaaaaaaggggaacataGATTCATCCAACGAAAGGGCAAAATGTGAACTCCTGTTGTCCCACAAGGGGGAGCATATCTACTTACATGTAAACGCTGTAAATAAAGACAccggaaaaaagggatacaACAACTCAGACGAAGTGGACAATGAAGAAGGTAAAGATATTTCAGACTATATAGAAAATCCAtacttaataaaaaaagaaataaaactCCTTCTACAGAGGATACGATCATTCGTTTCATCCTTTGTCTCAAGTAAGGGTCATGAAAATGGAGGGCAATCTGACCAATACAGTCAAGAAAGTGAAATAGGACCAGACAACACAATGCAGCGTGATAAGAAAGTAccaaacaaaaatgaggatatcttaaatataattcaaaagggaaataaatggaaaatcAACAATATAATgatggttaaaaaaaaaaaattaacaaatgaggtggacaaaaatgtggaaaataaaTCCCTACGAAATCGT aagcaaaaaaatttgggaaaattCCTCTTCTGCGCATTCCTCCTTTCTACCCTTCTTGCCATTAAAAGAGTTTACATTTACACAAATTCCTATTTTGGGATAAATTTCGTCAAACAGTTTGTACTAGGAAATGAGGAGGTATTCAAAATTATGGGGAATAGTCCAATTCAAATTTTGAGCATATCTGGAgtgcatgaaaaaaattacctgaaCAGCAAGGTGTTTATTCAGGCCATGGACAAACAGGGCGTAGTTCAAATGACGGCCACTAAGGGTAAAACGGATAAGGGGTTTTTCATTCTGCACGCGAAGCTTCTGTTGGGCAGTCAGACGATCGAGTTGCGCAAGGGGGACTCTCGTGCTGGAAGTGTCCATTAG
- a CDS encoding hypothetical protein (putative): MYVQKHYIPSSKDKDKLYLFDKITIYKNHFDKYEEKNDEKLSNLKKILKIYENVTTNEKKKLYELIKFFSFTQGGFQNDKLRQKLWLLLLGFNINLSKEKNYNDHPISILCMKHKNKFKFVNSAKHFKLKWIQQEDGSGDWRPRECAKDDLRHKGGGTTPSAQSQNNIYYYDNFSCPRKKEFVFTYGKSIPKKKNKIVKREIEKKAKKCIQKKTKKIIHFLLNIDKEKNNYDKKKNIKFIIKLFKVIYKNMLEVDLYIVDYILRKNQRTEETNIMSYLKYNIENNYNFNSNLNKWIIDSVLLDENERVQVKKDVKRSVNTWNIHKYNIYEIKKKYQYILKNVICSILYKHSNKIYYAQGVHDVCLVFVTLYFHNFLRRYKKYVFLEHFISKFVVNKICDLIFSKLRRTECNGHHHPDGSTNTQEVCFVQQGGAREQGGAKEQQGAMEQEGAREQGGKTPSPPFGHPNEDSEANGGPPPQKRKGPINGGNIFQNNIFDMFLMEEKYIEKICLLNNINLERYIKYKKKKKKKEYIVYLLCERFLLFYMIDYLTLSLDVSINNTFKSIGLLLKYIDKEVYNVFCLLQKEQQYENMKYVNRSERASLGQCHNNEERGTNNKGKKTQSDSKSDTNELENKRNSLKLSGTEFFFCLSWVVTYYSHVFTEFEKLARIFDTLLSNDGIFIIYFTSSIILHKKEELIQIVNKKKKDMLYNSMYTETHYIFQNMKWKDMNVDNIIKKTYYYMNYKIPQDIFLEKIKKKISFPPFSPIYSYPFILHYFHYEKEREELRNRSVEKSIWSFYTYSKLRSEEERQEGRQEGRQEGRQEGLQEEQQNGRKDGQQNGRKDGQQDGRKDGQQDGRQDEQAEQPPKPPKPQGEDPPANACSLSVPPNKMKTYDEYIHDLLDKQSGGNSKGKRKNPLWRGEKHNKDDNNIYLHYPYSILCNHLEMNKEIIKKHLLVEDFFQYVFYDFIVSYKDICNKHRIKSKKKCYIIQYIKVKGRREHLLIKRKKRKKKNKYEKILHRMAKHVMFLYQHTCRKKKRNKKYMYMNFVTKGKKNTPLSFHNLAHHKRSQKTIAIIPPIYKYIVQDSLVMENLGHSSKKNKLNKTADKDRLQKQQKRLPYIYYLLQASINDSPYLNFFLFFFVVSLFSSLLYYHR, encoded by the exons atgtacgtacagaAGCACTACATCCCTAGCAGCAAGGACAAGGACAAGCTGTACCTGTTTGACAAAATAactatttataaaaatcacTTTGACAAGTATGAAGAAAAGAATGATGAGAAATTGTccaatttaaagaaaatccTGAAgatatatgaaaatgtaacgacgaacgaaaaaaaaaagctctACGAATTGATAAagttcttctccttcactCAAGGAGGATTTCAAAATGACAAACTGAGACAGAAGTTGTGGCTACTCCTACTCGGATTTAACATCAATTTgtcgaaagaaaaaaattataatgatcACCCGATATCCATCCTTTGcatgaaacataaaaataagtttaaATTTGTGAATTCGGCCAAGCactttaaattaaaatggattCAACAGGAGGACGGGTCGGGTGATTGGCGCCCGCGTGAATGTGCCAAAGATGATTTGCGGCACAAAGGAGGAGGGACTACTCCAAGTGCGCAGAgtcaaaataatatttactattatgataatttttcatgCCCCCGGAAGAAGGAATTTGTTTTCACCTACGGG AAAAGtatcccaaaaaaaaaaaataaaattgtcaaacgtgaaatagagaaaaaggcaaaaaaatgcatccaaaagaagacgaaaaaaatcaTTCATTTTCTGCTGAATATtgataaggagaaaaataattatgataaaaaaaaaaacataaaatttatcataaaattgttcaaagttatttataaaaatatgttagaGGTGGATCTCTACATAGTCGATTATATCCTTCGAAAAAATCAGAGAACAGAAGAAACCAATATTATGTCCtacttaaaatataacattgaaaataattacaacTTTAATTCAAATCTTAACAAATGGATTATTGACAGCGTCCTACTCgacgaaaatgaaagagTGCAAGTGAAGAAGGACGTTAAGAGAAGTGTTAACACGTGGAATATACACAAGTACAATATatacgaaattaaaaaaaagtatcaatatattttaaaaaatgtcatttgcagcattttgtataaacactcgaacaaaatttattacgcGCAGGGGGTACATGACGTTTGTCTCGTTTTCGTCAcgttatattttcataactTTTTGAGGAGGTACAAAAAGTACGTCTTCTTGGAACACTTCATATCCAAATTTGTTGTAAACAAAATTTGtgatttgattttttcaaagttgAGAAGAACTGAGTGTAATGGCCACCACCACCCGGATGGGTCTACCAACACTCAGGAGGTTTGTTTTGTGCAGCAGGGGGGTGCAAGGGAGCAGGGAGGTGCAAAGGAGCAGCAAGGTGCAATGGAGCAGGAAGGTGCAAGGGAGCAGGGAGGAAAAaccccttctcccccctttggacATCCTAATGAAGATAGTGAAGCGAATGGAGGTCCGCCCCCCCAGAAGCGGAAGGGACCAATAAACggaggaaatattttccaaaacaACATCTTCGACATGTTTCTCATGGAGGAGAAGTACatcgaaaaaatatgcttgcTGAATAATATTAACCTGGAGAGATACATAAAgtataaaaagaagaaaaaaaaaaaagagtacaTCGTTTACCTCCTATGCGAgcgcttcctccttttttatatgattgATTATTTAACGTTATCGCTGGACGTGTCGATTAACAACACCTTTAAGAGCATCGGATTGCTGCTCAAGTATATAGACAAGGAGGTCTACAACGTGTTCTGCCTTCTCCAAAAGGAGCAGCAGTATGAAAACATGAAATATGTGAATCGAAGTGAGAGGGCTAGTTTGGGTCAATGTCACAACAACGAGGAAAGAGGCACCAAcaacaaagggaaaaagacaCAGAGTGACTCCAAAAGTGATACGAACGAACTAGAAAATAAGAGAAACTCCCTCAAGTTAAGTGGCACCGAGTTCTTCTTCTGTCTAAGTTGGGTCGTAACGTACTACTCTCACGTATTCACCGAGTTTGAGAAGCTCGCCAGGATTTTCGACACACTCCTCTCCAACGATggcatatttataatatactTCACCAGCTCCATCATCCTGCACAAGAAGGAGGAACTAATACAGATagtcaacaaaaaaaagaaggacatGCTCTACAACAGCATGTACACAGAAACGCattacatttttcaaaacatGAAATGGAAGGACATGAATGTAGataacataattaaaaaaacttattaCTATATGAATTATAAAATTCCACAGGATatctttttggagaaaataaaaaagaaaatatcctTCCCTCCCTTCTCCCCCATTTATAGCTACCCTTTCATTTTGCACTACTTCCATTATGAGAAGGAGCGGGAGGAGTTGCGCAACAGGTCGGTGGAGAAGTCAATTTGGAGCTTCTACACGTACAGCAAGCTGAGGAGTGAGGAGGAGCGGCAGGAGGGGCGGCAGGAGGGGCGGCAGGAGGGGCGGCAGGAGGGGctgcaggaggagcagcagaaTGGGCGGAAGGATGGACAGCAGAATGGGCGGAAGGATGGACAGCAGGATGGGCGGAAGGATGGACAGCAGGATGGGCGGCAAGATGAACAGGCGGAACAGCCGCCGAAGCCGCCGAAACCGCAGGGCGAGGACCCCCCCGCGAACGCGTGTAGCCTGAGCGTCCCGcccaacaaaatgaaaacgtaCGACGAGTACATCCACGACCTGCTGGATAAGCAGAGCGGGGGGAACTCCAAGGGAAAGAGGAAGAATCCATTatggagaggagaaaaacacaACAAAGATGATAACAACATCTACCTGCACTACCCCTATTCTATTCTCTGCAACCATTTAGAaatgaataaagaaattataaaaaagcaCCTCCTCGTGGAAGACTTCTTCCAATATGTGTTCTACGACTTCATCGTAAGCTACAAGGACATCTGCAACAAGCACAGGATAaagtccaaaaaaaaatgttacatcATTCAGTACATCAAAGTGAAGGGCAGAAGGGAACACCTATtgataaagagaaaaaaaaggaaaaaaaaaaacaagtatgaaaaaattctgcACAGAATGGCAAAACatgttatgtttttatatcaGCACACATgtagaaagaagaaaagaaacaaaaaatatatgtatatgaatTTTGTGaccaaggggaaaaaaaacacccccCTCTCCTTTCACAATTTGGCGCATCATAAACGTAGTCAAAAAACAATAGCCATCATCCCCCCCATTTATAAGTACATTGTCCAGGATAGCCTCGTTATGGAGAATTTGGGCCACTCCTCCAAGAAAAACAAGCTCAATAAAACGGCAGACAAAGACAGGCTCcagaagcagcagaagcGCCTGCCCTACATCTACTACTTGCTTCAAGCGTCCATTAACGACTCGCCCTACCTCaatttctttctctttttttttgtggtgTCCCTGTTCTCCTCTTTGCTGTACTACCACCGCTGA
- a CDS encoding hypothetical protein (putative) → MKSGKDKNKQKEDAHLLKAKELREKIESLKNDLAEKTKLINTLKEQRENKIQNIKQLEVENKANYEQFLTEYQQILNQYRSIEREILDVLADLKVLSERSYSEICN, encoded by the exons ATGAAATCGGggaaggataaaaataaacagaaaGAGGATGCACATTTGTTGAAGGCAAAGGAACTTCGGGAAAAAATCGAATCTCTAAAAAATGACTTAG CCGAAAAAACCAAACTCATCAACACGCTAAAGGAGCaaagagaaaacaaaattcaaAACATAAAGCAGCTGGAGGTTGAGAATAAAGCCAACTATGAGCAGTTCCTTACTGAGTACCAACAAATCTTAAATCAGTACAGAAGCATCGAACGGGAGATCCTCGACGTGTTAGCCGATTTGAAAGTTCTCTCCGAAAGATCGTACAGTGAAATATGTAATTAA
- a CDS encoding hypothetical protein (putative), with amino-acid sequence AKVFTLATSEAEIKKFFSLNKDEKTCDYLIAKGSFMTNLSTNKCYKKTFCGVIPHDDYINEESQNKREGDLIHCAYMDDKHIVIYHVGKPHLLKPNVVYEEIFFKDSEKGSISCHAMNISLRYVSINTSGNNNCIQDHLQDYLKNLCNEKKSCEIDFTKVKSNGCILGSDFIIHVKYECVDICNQKENQTCDIYNGEGRIATCSYGYNMLSSVNNFCEKNYTCNGTICSVNQFCDETTKSCLCKTSLLPLEKNQCFYTNLCDAIKCPEHSTCVVNNNSKKAECRCDEGKYLHKNRCYDIEEMEKVIKAQTTPHHKPYKNELFIRSALKPEYIYMHCEEGYTIEVVNATISCYHITFKENKIKYITDSLREVCNGRNRCAFGNSVDQVSPLDKDNICGTKGTIYQYEYMCAGASEVGTPSSLPRQALIQRGGSSPQRTHIEGKGAIFRSRFHSQIECPGGSIRVNKALLKTGDGCEDLDLTNSVKEYCDQLSFCDIGLTHHFDTYCKSGNYLFVHYTCEDLCKTCDSNSTCYGNKHKHKCFCNSPYVSKNNHTICEEPSSCDPKLCGEHQTCKIVNGKKTCTCEDKYQNVNGVCVEEKECDLVCPSNKACLMENGKKVCKCINGLTLENGVCICSDDSKMEEGNLCMPKNKCKRKEYQNVCTHEKEKCIYDEKTDVVKCGCVDHFERNERGICVPVQYCKNFNCNENEICRVVNNKPTCECKENLKKNNNNECIYDNLCVINNGNCPPDSKCIYHEKKKHECVCHKRGLVALNGKCVLQDMCMTDKNKCSENSICVNNVNKGPLCICLFNYSGQVIWKISRSKHFYIFNYEYPPEGQLEAQIVNQGESSILYVKKTQGGKVFYADFELSHERCSYGNVFPYGQRKVA; translated from the exons GCAAAAGTGTTCACGCTAGCCACTTCTGAGgcggaaataaaaaaatttttttctctcaacaAAGATGAGAAGACCTGTGATTATTTAATCGCCAAGGGATCCTTCATGACGAACCTGAGTACTAACAAGTGTTACAAGAAGACCTTCTGTGGGGTTATCCCTCACGATGATTACATAAACGAGGAGTCCCAGAACAAACGGGAAGGCGACTTAATCCATTGCGCCTACATGGATGACAAACACATCGTTATTTACCACGTGGGGAAGCCACATCTCCTCAAGCCAAACGTTGTGTacgaagaaatatttttcaaagacAGTGAAAAAGGATCTATCAGCTGTCATGCCATGAATATTAGCCTAAGGTATGTAAGCATCAACACGAGTGGCAACAACAATTGCATACAGGATCACTTACAGGactatttgaaaaatttgtgcaaTGAGAAGAAGTCTTGCGAAATTGACTTTACAAAGGTGAAGAGCAATGGCTGCATCCTGGGGTCTGACTTCATCATCCATGTTAAATACGAATGTGTTGATATTTGCAACCAAAAGGAGAATCAAACATGTGATATATACAACGGAGAGGGACGTATAGCTACTTGTAGTTACGGATATAACATGCTTTCAagtgttaacaatttttgtgaaaaaaactaCACCTGTAATGGTACCATATGTTCGGTAAACCAGTTCTGTGATGAGACAACCAAATCGTGCTTGTGCAAAACGTCTCTCCTTCCGTTGGAGAAAAATCAATGTTTTTATACTAACCTGTGTGATGCGATTAAATGTCCTGAACACTCCACCTGTGTTGTTAACAATAACTCGAAGAAGGCAGAGTGCAGATGCGATGAAGGTAAGtatttacacaaaaacaGATGCTATGATATagaagaaatggagaaggTCATAAAGGCACAGACTACTCCTCATCACAAAccatacaaaaatgagctCTTCATCCGTTCGGCTTTAAAACctgaatatatttacatgcaTTGTGAAGAAGGCTACACCATTGAGGTGGTTAACGCAACTATCTCCTGTTACCACATCACGTTCAAGGAGAACAAAATTAAGTATATCACTGATAGTCTGCGGGAGGTTTGCAACGGTAGGAATAGGTGTGCCTTTGGCAACAGTGTAGACCAGGTATCCCCCCTAGACAAGGATAATATCTGTGGTACGAAGGGAACCATTTATCAGTACGAGTACATGTGTGCGGGTGCATCAGAAGTGGGCACCCCTTCATCATTACCTCGACAAGCGTTGATACAACGAGGGGGTAGTTCCCCACAGAGAACCCACATCGAGGGGAAGGGAGCAATTTTTAGGAGCAGATTCCACAGCCAAATAGAATGCCCAGGAGGATCTATAAGGGTTAACAAGGCTCTGTTAAAAACAGGTGATGGGTGTGAAGATCTAGATTTAACCAATTCAGTTAAGGAGTACTGTGACCAGCTCAGCTTTTGTGATATCGGATTAACACACCACTTTGACACCTACTGCAAAAGTGGTAATTATCTCTTTGTGCATTACACATGTGAGGATCTGTGCAAAACATGTGACTCTAATTCGACCTGCTATGGTAACAAACACAAACATAAATGCTTCTGCAATAGTCCCTATGtgagtaaaaataatcataccATTTGTGAAGAACCAAGTAGCTGTGATCCCAAGTTATGTGGAGAACATCAAACTTGCAAAATagttaatggaaaaaaaacatgcacatgtgaagATAAATATCAAAATGTAAATGGAGTGTGTGTAGAGGAAAAGGAGTGTGATCTTGTATGTCCATCAAATAAAGCATGCTTGatggaaaatgggaaaaaagttTGCAAATGTATTAATGGGTTGACTTTAGAGAACGGGGTTTGTATATGCTCGGATGACAGtaaaatggaagaagggAATTTATGTATGCCAAAGAATAAATGCAAACGGAAGGAGTACCAAAATGTGTGCACTCATGAGAAGGAAAAGTGCATATATGATGAGAAGACAGACGTTGTGAAGTGCGGCTGTGTGGATCACTTCGAAAGAAATGAACGAGGAATTTGTGTCCCAGTACAGTACTGCAAAAATTTCAACTGTAACGAAAATGAAATCTGCAGAGTTGTAAATAACAAACCCACATGTGaatgtaaagaaaatttaaaaaaaaataataacaatgaATGTATATACGATAATTTGTGTGTTATTAATAATGGGAACTGTCCGCCGGATTCGAAATGTATTTATCacgagaaaaagaagcatgAGTGTGTGTGTCATAAGAGGGGACTCGTCGCTCTTAATGGGAAGTGCGTCCTGCAGGATATGTGCATGACTGATAAGAATAAATGCTCAGAAAATTCAATATGTgtaaataatgtaaataaGGGACCACTGTGCATATGTTTGTTTAACTAT AGTGGTCAAGTCATATGGAAAATTAGCAGGAGCAAAcacttttacattttcaacTATGAGTATCCACCTGAGGGGCAGTTGGAGGCACAAATTGTTAACCAGGGGGAGAGCAGCATTTTGTACGTGAAGAAAACGCAAGGTGGGAAAGTCTTCTATGCCGACTTTGAGTTGAGTCATGAGAGGTGCTCCTATGGAAACGTGTTTCCCTACGGTCAACGGAAGGTGGCT